In Oceaniferula flava, the genomic window CATTTCCCACCTTCCGCCTCAGCGATCATTGGCCCCGGATGAACCGGTGGCAGCGTGTGGCGGTCCAATTTTACTTATGAAAAATCCGTTTCGAAAGGACTTGGTTTCCCGCTCCCGTCCAGAAGCTTGCACTGTGGTGATCTTTGGCGCCACTGGTGATTTGACTCACCGGAAGCTGGTGCCGGCATTGTATAACTTACAGGTCGAGGGCGCACTGCCCGCTGGCGTGAAAATCATCGGCTTCGCCCGCCGCGATAAATCTGACGAGGAATTCCGCAGTGGCTTGGAGGAGCTCAACAAAAAGGTCTCGCGCAGTGGTCACGACGACAAAGTCTGGGCCGATTTTGAGCAAAACATTCACTACCATCAGAGCGAATTCCAGGACCAAGAGGGCTACGACCGCTTGGCCGAGAGGCTTGATGAGATCGATCGCGAACGCGGAGGCAAGGGCAACCGCCTGTTTTACATCGCCTCGGCACCTTCATTTTTCGATGATGTGCTGGAGCATTTGAAAAAAGCCGGCCTCAGCGAGAGCGAGGACAGTTGCTGGTCGCGCGTGATCGTAGAAAAACCTTTCGGCACTGACCTTCCCACCGCCCAGCACCTCAACCAGGTGGTGAACCGGACGTTTAACGAAAAGGATACTTACCGGATCGACCACTACCTCGGTAAAGAAACCGCGCAGAACATCATGGTGCTGCGTTTTGCCAATGCCATTTTTGAACCACTGTGGAATAACAACTACATCGATCACGTCCAGATCACCTGCGCCGAGAACCTCGGCATGGAGGGCGGACGCGGTGGCTATTACGATAAAGCCGGAGCCCTGCGCGACATGGTGCAGAACCACTTGCTGCAGCTGCTCAGCCTGGTGGCGATGGAGCCGCCGACCGATCTTTCCGCCGATGGCGTAAGGGACGAAAAAGTCAAAGTCCTGCGCTCGATGCGCCAGTGGGACACCCCAGAACTCGTTGCCGAAAATGTGGTCCGCGGTCAATACATCGCCGGTCACGTCGATGGCGAGAAGGTGGTGGGCTATCGCGAAGAAGACCGGGTCGACCCGGAATCCATGACCGAGTCTTACGTGGCTCTGAAAATCATGATCGATACCTGGCGCTGGAGTGAAGTGCCATTTTACGTCCGCATGGGCAAACAGCTGCCGAAGAAGGCGACCGAGATTTCCATCCACTTCAAGGAACCACCGACCGTGCTCTTCAATGCCTTGGCCGGGGGAGTCCCCGGCGGCAATGTGCTGGTGATCCGCATTCAACCCGACGAGGGGATCTCGCTGCGCATGGTTTCCAAGATTCCTGGAGCCAACCTCAGACTCGAGCCGGTGAAGATGGATTTCCATTACGCCACCAGCTTTGGTAAAGGTAGCCCGGAAGCTTACGAACGACTCCTCTTGGACTCGATGGCCGGTGACGCTACGCTGTTCGCCCGCCGCGATGAGGTCGAGGAGGCGTGGAAGTTTATCGATCACATCGAAAACGCATGGCACGAATCGAAAAATCCACCGGAAATGGCCGAATTTGTCGCCGGCTCTTGGGGGCCGAAAGAGGCCGATGAACTACTCGCTAAATCCGGCCACAAATGGCGCAGACTCTAAGCATTTAACTGAACAACTTCGTGACGGAAACTACGCAAGACGAATACGCCCGGGCGCTCGGAAAAGAGGTCGCCATTGGCTCCGTGGACAAGGAGCTGCGACAGCTCTGGGAGGAGGACAAAGCCAGCACCAATGCTTCTTTGGTGAATCTCGCCGTCTACTCGGAAGCGGAGGGTGCGATATTGAGAAACTCGGAAATTGTGCAAGCGATCACTCGCGAGCACGCCTGCCGGGCGATCCTGATCGGTATCGACCGCGATGCTCCGGAAGCCTCCATTCGTGCCTGGATCACCGCGCATTGCCACCTTTCCCAACAGGGGAGTAAGAGCGTCTGCTGCGAGCAGCTGGCATTCCAACTCACCGGCAAGGCGACGGGTCGACTGCGGAACACCGTGTTCGCCCATCTCAATAGTGATCTGCCACTGGTGTTCTGGTGGCAGGGTGAGCTATCGCCTATTTTTTCAGAACGCCTCTACAGCCTGATCGATCGCTTTGTATTCGATAGCTCGGAGTGGTCGCAGCCACTGGAGTCGTTCCAGAAGATCAACCAGGTGATGGAAGAGTCTGATGAACTCTACCCACTGGATCTCGAGTGGACACGGAGTTATCCAATGCGTCTTGCCCTGGCTGGATTATTTGATGACCCGCTCGCCGCTCAGGCGCTGGAGCATTTTAATCAGATTCGCATCGTCGTTCACCCGGACCACGCCATGGCTGGGCTGCAAATTCTTGCTTGGCTGGTGGACAGCACCGGTTGGCAGCGTAGCCAAGAACTGGGGCTCTGCGGTGAAACTTCGCCGGAGTCATCCCAAGGCTACTGCTTCCATTTTGAAACCAACGAAGGATCGAACGTGACCGCCACGGTGGAATGTGACGCATCAAGCGCACAGATCGGATTGGTGGAGCTCTCCGGGGCTGATTGCACCGTGCGTGTTCTTCGCAATGCAGGTTCCAGCTACCAGCACCAACAACTGGAAGCCGGCGATCATCAAATTGATCAGCTGATGCCAGCAGCCAGCACCGACGCCTGTGAACTGGTGGCAGATCAGCTGTCGCGCGGTGGTAAAAACACGCTATACCGCACGATGATGCCTCTGTTCCTTGATCTACTCGCTTGTCAAGGGGGCTAGTCGATACCTACCCATCTCAACTTCACATTTCGGGCGGACTTCCATGCAGAAGTCCGCCCGTTGTGTGTGTATGGTGTTGTGTGTGTGGGTGAGTGATTAAGGTTAGAAAAGTAGAGCTGTAGAGCTCGATGACCCGCTCCAGCGTCGAGGTTTAAGGCATCCTAGAAGGTGCCGCTGATACCGATGCCGAAGATGTCGACGTCGCCGCTGGCCGTGCCGCGGAATTGACCCTCATTACCGCCGGTGGATTCGAAATCGACGTGTGCATCATCCGCAAAGACATGGGTATATCCCACATCGAGATTGTAGCATTCGTTCAGTTTGATCGTGGCACCGATACTGACCCAGAGACGGTCGGCATCCGGTATGCGCAGGGTGCGGTGGCTGTGCGATACTGGGCTCTGGTCCAGAGCAACTCCAGCTCGGTAGGTCACACGGTCGCTATGGCGATAGGTTACCCCGATGGCATAGCGGAAGGTGTCTTCCCAATTTTCTTCGACTAACAAGCTGCCGTCGATTGCAGGGTGGACCACTGGTGCCAGTTCTTTAAACTTGCTCCAATTGGTCCATAAAACATCACCATGGATCGACCATTGATCGTTGATTTCATGGTAAATACTCAGTTCCACGGTGTCGGGAAGCTCAACTTCGAGGGTGGCGTCACGTTCGTAAACTCCTGTCAAAGATACGAGATCGCCTGAGGCTTCGCCCTCGATTTCCAAGTCAAAGGATGATCGATAATGTAAACCAATGCGCGTTTTCTCACTGAGTTCGAACAGGACCCCAATATTCCAGCCGTAGGCCCAGTCGTCACCTTCAAGATCAAACAAGGTTGCTCCCACGTCTCCAGGAACCATGTCGGTGCTGGTATTTAGTGCGGTGAGTTTGCCTTTTACATACGTGAAGTCGAGTCCCGCACCAATGCTCCAGCGATCATTGATTCGGTAGGCTAGTGATGGATTGATGGTAACGGTAAGGATCTCGCTGGTTTCTGTGCCAGCCTGGGAGGCGAAGCTGGTGGAGTAATCTGTGGCTAAGCCAAATCCGGAAAACATCCCCAAGCCAATGCTCCAGTCTTGGTTCAACTTACGAGTGTAGTAAAAATACGGCACCAGTGCATCCTCCGCGATATTGGAGTCGCTTGTCGACCCGCTGGGGGTGATTCCGTAGGCATCTACCGAAGGGTGGATATAATGTAAACCAGTGGAAAGAGCTCCGTCTTCCAGCAGAATCATGCCAGCTGGGTTGGATGCGAGGACGGATGCGTCATCGGCGATAGCTGCTTCACCGGAAAATGCCCGACCCAGCCCCGTGGCGGAGCGCTCCGCTAGCTGGAAACCGGCGCCGAGGAGAGGGGCGCATGTGGCGCCTAACAAGACGGCTGATAACGTGAGAGAGGGGGGAGATGTGCGTTTCATGATTGTTATTCCTGTAACGAATGAGTGTTGTGATTGGTAGGATACCACATCCATTCGATTTTGTCACAAAACGTTAACTCTTATCTAATAAATCTTCCTTTCGCACGTTGGGTTTGGATTTTACATGTTTGCGATGAAGGGGTTGTGTTTCGTCTCCTGAGCCAGAGTTGTCATGGGCCCGTGGCCCGGACAAATGACGGTTTCCTCCGGCAGCGGGCGAATGTGGTCGTGGATCGTTTTGAGTGCTTGGCTGTAGCTGCTTTGGCTGCGAGCTCCACCGATGGATCCAGCGAAAATCGAGTCTCCGACCACGCAGAGTGGGCTGCTTAGTTCTTGATGAAAATAGGCGCGTGCCGGTTGTGCGTGGCCGCTGACATCAAGGGCTGTGAAATGCATTCCCCCACACTCAAACTCTTGTTGGTGCTCCGTGTCCTCTGGGAAAATCACGGGAGTGTCGGCAAATGAATCCAAGCCGGCAGTGTGATCCGAATGGCGATGAGTGATGACGAGGGCTGCAGCCTTCAACTGCTGGCTCGCTAGATAGTCGAGGATGGGCTGGGCATTGGTTCCTGTATCGAAAACTACCGCCTGTTTACCCCGGCTGACGACAAAGGCATTGACCCCGGCGTGTCCGAAATCACTGACGATCTGAACAAGGCCCTCTACGGCAATGGGAGAGGGTCGATAGGACTCAAGTCCGCTGAGTGCCTGTGGCGAGAGGTTCAAGGCAGTCGCCAGTTTTTCAAGCACCGCAGCGGTGTGATTTCCGTTCACAGCTTGCTGCACTTCACTCGTTGTTAGGCCTGCTTGCTCTGCCAGATAGCTTTCGTTCAGACCCATGCCTCGCATGGCCTTGCTGATGACATCGCAGGGGTCGTCTTCAATGGGAATGTGTTTCGTGTTAGGAATACTCATGGTCTTGGATGTTTTGGTGTTGTCGTTGATTCCTAATTAACGCTAGATCTGAACTATGATCAACGTGGTTTGTGCAGTGCTGATGGATGCCGAGGGTAGGTGGCTGTGTTGTCAGCGTCCCGAGGGGAAGTCTTTGGCTGGAAAGTGGGAATTTCCCGGTGGGAAAATTGAACCCGGTGAGACTGCGCCTGAGGCTCTTCGTCGAGAAATCGAAGAAGAGTTAGGTTGTTTGGTGCACGTGCAGCAGGAGCTTTCCACCGTAGAACATCATTACGAGGATTTTTCCATCCGGCTAACGCCCTACCTGTGCGTCCTTGAAGAGGGCGTGCCTGTCGCGCGCGAGCACACTGAGATTCGCTGGGTAGCTGGAACTCACCTCGCTGCGCTGGATTGGGCTGCTGCGGACGTTCCTATCTGGCAGGAGGTGCTTGCCAGAGGTTAGAGGAGAGCACTTGCTATCGACCAAAGGCAATGCGTTCAGCCAAGGACTCTGGCAGTCCGGCATCACGGATCTTCTTCTGAGCTGTTTCCAAGTCATACTCAACTCGGCGAAATGAGATCATTTTCGCATCGAGGTCATAAATACAATATGAGGCCCGCCAGTCCCCGTCGCGAGGTTGACCGACCGATCCGGCATTGATGAAATACTTCAGACCATCTTCGATTTGAATGGATTCAGCGGGCACTTCTTGCACGCGCTCGTCTCGAATGAAGACCCGAGGAACGTGAGTGTGACCGTAGAAACAGACCGGGGTCACCTGATAGGAAAAGTTGGCCATAGCATCGAACTTGTTAGTAACGTAGTTCCATGATGTTGGCTGATCGAGGGTGGAGTGCACGATGGTGAAGTCGTGCACCTGGCGCACCATGCGCAGACGCGCCAGCCATTTTCTTTGATCGGGGTCAAGCTGCTCGCGTGTCCATTGCAGCGCCTCGGCGGCTACCGGGTTCATCATTTCCAGAGAAGTATCGTGACCGCAGTCGAGATCGTGGTTGCCCTTGACCACTGGGCAGCCCATTTCTTTGACTTTTTCTAGGCAGGCTGCTGGGTCGGCATTGTATCCCACCACGTCTCCGAGGCAGATATAGCTATCGCATTGCTGGGCCTCGGCATCGGCTAAAACTGCCTCAAGAGCCTCGAGGTTGGCATGGATATCACTGAAAATGGCTACTTTCATAGTAAATGGGGGACGTGAACGTCGTGAACTGAAAAAGCAATGACTTCATCTGACGCTTTGGGAAAGAAAAAAAAGGAAGCTGACAGAAGCTGGCAAGCGACTAGAAATTGGGGGCTTGCTCCAGGTATTCGATTTTCGACTTCACCCCAGCCATCGGGTAGTCGTGTTTGCGGTGTTTCCAGTAGTTGCTCAGCCACTTGAGCTGGCGTTCCTTATCGGGAAATAATTCGTCCTCCGGAATGCGGGCCATCAAGGGGGTGTTGAGCTCGTTCTGCAGAGCAAAAATGCAGCACACAAGGTTGGGGGTGTGATTGCGATCACTCGTGCGGAAGATCTCTCGGCCCAGTTCAAGTGCTTCTGCGCGGCGCTCCGGGATCTTGCACATGACGTAGAAGGTGAAGCGTTTGAGCTGGGCTTTTTTGTAGTCCGGTGTGGTGCTGCTGGCGGAGGTATCCTGGTAGTGGCGCACTGCACGTGGGTAGTCGGGGAGCTTGTGAGGATCGCTCCAGATGCGTGCGAGGGCGAGGTGAAGTCGCCAGTTGTCCGGGTTCTGGCGCAGGCCTTCTTCGAGAAGTTCCGAGCCTTTGTTGATGTAGAGTTGTCTTAGGGCGCGCCGACGGAAAGGGGGGAGGTCTGGGTTCTCGTTGTAGTAGACCGAGGCGTTGGTGTGCAGGTGCCAGGCGCCGGTGTCCCAGTATTGGATGGTCTGCGGCTGCAGCGAGGTGATGATGCCGTAGCTTTCTTCGAGTTTGATCCAATCGAGGTCTTCAAACTGTAGGAAGGCGCGGAAGTTCCAGGCGGAAGCCACCAGTGATCGCAGCCCGCCGAGTGCCACCGCCGCGCTGGTCTGCCCGAGCCGCAAGCTGGTGCCTTTTTTCAGCGGCGGCTGGATCAGTTTGTTCTCCACCATGTCTTGGCTCAAGGCCGCTTCAAAACGCAGCTTGGCCGCGCCGAAACCGAGCAGGACGCCGAGGATGATCAGAAGCTGGAAGACAATACGCACGATGGTGAGGATGAGTGGTTCGCAGGGGGCTTAGAATTCTTTTTTCCGGAAGGTGAACCACGAGAGCACACTGTAAATGCCGGTGTAGAAAAGCGTCAGCACAAGCAGGCGGTTGAAAATGCTCGCTCCGATCTTTTTGCCTTCAATGGAGGCGTCCACAATGTTGTAGAGCTGGAAGTCGGGGAAAATCAAGGAGATCGCCTGGGAGAAGATTTTCGCCTGGAACGAGATTTCCGCCCCCTCTTTGTGCAGCCAGTAGTTGCGGGCGTCCGCTGTGAAGTGACCGATGAAGTAGATCACCACCGCAATCACAATGGTAAACAGAGTGGAGCTGGAGAAGGTGGAGATCAGGAGGGCGATGGATGCCATGATCATCGCCTTGAAAAAGATCGCGCCAATACCGGCCTGAAGATCCCAGGTCGGACCCTGTTGGGCGATCTCTTGTTTGCGGATATCAAGGTATTCCTGCGGCCAGCCGAGGGACATGCCACGTTCCATTTCCGCTGCGATTAGGCCATCGGTGCGGACGTGTAGGATCGCAGTTAGGAGAACGTCCATGATCAGCAGTGAGGAGCCTACCAAGAACAGCACGCCTAGCAGTTTTCCTAACAGGTAGTCCAGTCGGGGCACTGGCTTGCTGAGGATGGTGTATAAGGTCCGGTCTTCCAAGTCCTTGGGGATCAGTAGGGCTGTGGCCGCGATGGCAAATAAGACCGAGAACATCGCCATCGCCCCCATGGCAGTGCTTTTCAGAATCACCAGCTCTTGCTCGGCGGTGTCCTCCGTGGTGCGGCTCCATGGCATTTCAAAGTAGCTGGCCACCAGCATTAACACGGCGAAGACCGCGAGGAAATAGAACACCTTCATGCGCACTAGTTGGGTGAAGGTGTGACCGGCGATGACGCCGATACGACTCGGTGAAAATATGGCGTTCTTACGCATCTTGCTCTCCTTCCTTGGAGGTGGATTCGACAGGCTCCTCGACCGAGACTGCGGCGTCGGAGCTGGGTTCGGATTCTTCATCGGACAGCCGGGCTTCTTCCAGGAACAGTCGCTCGAGGGTGGTGCGAGGTTTGCCCATGCGAATGAACTCGGCATTTTCGGAGTCGGCAATGACTGCTCGCAGACGAGCCAGAGCGCGAGGGGTAGCATTGCGGACCACGATCTCGGTTTGGTCTTCGATGGCGATGAGGTCTTCGAGTCGACCTTGCTTCACCAGCTTGCCTTTGAAAATAATGCCAACGTGATCGCAGACCTCCTGCACCTGCTCCAGCAAGTGGGAGCAGAGGAAGACGGTGACGCCGCGTTCTTTCAGGTTCACAATCAGATCGCGGATCTGGCGTGAGCCCACGGGGTCGACACCGGCGGTGGGTTCGTCGAGGATGACGAGGCGGGGATCGTGGATCAGTGCCTGGGCGAGACCGATGCGTTGTAGCATCCCTTTGGAGTATCCGCCGATCCGGCGTTTGCGGGCATCGGTGAGGGAAACTAAGTCCATCATCTCGTCGACGCGCTCTTTGAGCAGCTTGCCGCGCAGACCGCAGAGTTTGCCGTAGAACTTTAAAGTTTCTTCACCGCTGAGGTGTTTGTAAAAATACGGGTTCTCGGGGAGGAAGCCGATCTCTTGCCGGGAGTCGGTCCGCATCGAGTTCTGGCCAAAGACATAACAGCTGCCGGCGGTGGGGCTCAGCAGGCCGAGCAGCGCCTTCATGGTGGTCGATTTTCCGGAGCCGTTAGGTCCGATCAGACCATACACCTCTCCGGGCATGATGGTGAGCGAAACATCATCGACGGCGCGAACCTTCGATTTTCGAAAAGGCGAGGCAAACTCCTTGACCAGATGGTTGATTTGAACAGCGGGTGTGTCTTCCATAGCGGGACTGGAAGCCAACAATAGCGTCAATGCATGGCTGTGCAATGGCATTCAGCGGACGGGTGCCATTTTTTAAACATGCCGTGGCATTGAGCTCATTTACTTGCCATTGATCAGACAATGGGGCAGGTTGAGAACGTTCTAATTATTCTATGAAAACCCAACTACTTATCATCGCCACCAGCCTGCTGAGCCTCTTCGGACTCACCAGCTGCTTCCAATCAGAAAATACCATCACCGTGAACAAGGACGGTAGTGGCACCATCGTCGAAGAAACATTCTTCGGCGAGCAAATGCAAATGATGATCCAGATGGCCGAGGCCCAAGGCGGCCAAGGCGGCAATCCGCTGGATCAGATGACCGATCCAACCAAAGCCAAAGCCCGCGCTCAAGCGATGGGTGAAGGGGTGGAGTTGGTCGGGATCGAGAAAATCAATGTCGACGGCAAGATCGGCATGCGTGCGACTTTCAAGTTCGCCGATATCAATAAGCTGAAATACTCCAGCGCAGGAGCCTTGGATATGGGCGATCTCCCAGGCGGCGCTGCCGGGGCTGCCAAGGAGGCGGAAGACGCAGGGGTCACCTTCAAGCTGGCCGACGGCAAGCTCAGCATCATTCAAAAAACGCCCGAAGCAGAAGGGGCGGACAAAGCGGAAGACGGAGGTGCAGCCGAGGTCCCTGAAATGGATCCCCAGCAGCTTGCTATGATGCAAGGTGTGATGAAGGACATGCGCATCACCATGAAGGTGAAAATCGCCAGCGGCATTGCCAAGACCGACGCCACTCACGTGGATGGCGACACCATTACTCTGGGCGATATCAAAATGGACAAGTTGCTCGCCAACCCAGAGAAGCTCAAAGCCCTGCAAGGTGGCGACTTCGATCAAACCAAAGAAGCCATGAAAGGCGTCGAGGGGGTGAAATTCGAAGGCAAAGAAGTGGTCGAGGTTGAGATGAAGTAATGCTCAGGTCCTGATTTTAACGAACCAACGCCATGCGGAGTAGATCTGCATGGCGTTTTTAATGTGGAGCGGAGCCCTGGTAGAGGCCTCGCAGGAGTAATTACACGCAAGGTGGTAGGGGGTGCCTCCGAGAGCGCGTTTCTGTTGTGTCTGATTGGGCTCTCGGCTCAGACTTGGTCTGTTTCCGATTTGGCGTGGAGCTTGAGGCAGTAGGCACGAAAAAACGCGCTAGTCACGAAGACCAGCGCGTTTAAACAAACACGATATGAAAACAGGGGGAAATGATTAGGCTTCAGCCTGCATGGATTCCTTGCGAGCCTTCTTGATGATGTCGCGCACGGTATCAGATGGCTGAGCACCCTTGGAGATCCAGTCGTCAGCTTTAGCGACGTCGAGAGTGTAGTTAACACCGTCTTCCATTGGGTTGTAGGAGCCGATCTGCTCGATGTAACGGCCATCACGGCGCTTGCGGCTGTCCACAGCTACGATCTTGTAAAAAGGACGGTCCTTGGTGCCTTGGCGGTTGAGTCTGAGAGTAAGCATGATCTGATTATTTGAAAAATTGGCCCGTCCAGCGCGGCGGGGGCGGGAAATTGTACGATCTTAAGCAATTTGCCAAGCGAAAAATCACCCTTTCCTTCGATTTCGCATTTTCTTTCCTCTATTTGGTGCTAAATAGTGCTCCGCCCAGAGTCTATCTTACAGCTTTGGAGCTTGGAATTTAAAACTTAGAAGTTTTCACCACATGTTCATCGATCACATCAGAATCTACGCCGAGGCAGGCGATGGCGGCAATGGCGTCGTCCATTTTCGCAGGGAAAAATTCAAACCCAAAGGCGGCCCGGATGGTGGTGACGGTGGTGATGGCGGTAGCGTCATCCTGCGCGTGGACCCCGCGGTCGACAATCTCAAAGCTTATTCCTACGATCCCAAACTGATCGCCAAGCAAGGCCAGCACGGAGCCGGAAACCGCAAGCACGGAAAGACGTCCAAGGACCGGATCGGCCTCGTGCCTCCCGGCACTGTGGTATACCGCAGTAATGCTGAAACCGTTTCTGACGCGGTTGAGCTCGAACGTGGCGACGGCATCGATCTCGAGCCGATTGCTGACCTCACTGAGTATGGTGAGGAATTTGTCCTCTGCCAAGGCGGCAAGGGAGGCAAGGGGAACTGGCACTATAAAACATCCACCAACCAGGCTCCGGAAGAACACACACTGGGCACCGAAGCTGAAATTGGTGTGTTTTACCTCGAGCTACGCCGCATCGCCGATGCCGGCATGGTCGGATTCCCCAACGCCGGTAAATCCACCCTGGTCAATAAACTTTCCCACGCCACACCGAAGATTGGTAACTATCCCTTCACCACGCTGAACCCGATGGTGGGAGTGGTGGAGTTTCCGAAATACCGCCGTTGCACGGTCGCCGATATTCCCGGCCTGATCGAGGGCGCGCACGAGAACCGCGGACTGGGTCACGAATTCCTCCGTCACATCACCCGCTGCAAGCTGCTGCTCTTTGTCATCGATATGGCAGGCAGCGAGGGGCGCGACCCCATTGAGGATCTGCAAACCTTGCGGACCGAGGTGAAGATGTATGATGAGGACCTTTCCAAATTTGAATGGATCATCGTGGCCAATAAGATGGACATGGAGGGTGCCGAGGAGAATCTCGAGATGTTCAAGCAACGCTTCCCCAAGCAAACTGTCATCCCGCTTTCGGCTGATACCGAGGAGGGCTTGGAAGATCTCCGCCGTGAGCTCGACCAGCGCGTGGGCTACCGCAAGGACAAGGCACAATAAAAAACCATTGGCGCGGCGATACGATCGCGTCCACGGTCTCTCATCGAAGATTCAACACACACAATTTTTATGACCGACTATCCAAAAACATTCTCCCACATCGGCCTTTCTGTGCCAGACGTCGAAAAAGCCGTCGAGTTCTATGAAAAAGTCATGGGCTGGTACACCATCATGAAGCCTACCGTGGTGCATGAGGAGTCGGATTCCGCCATCGGTAAAATGTGTATCGATGTCTTCGGTGAAGGCTGGGGCTCGTTCAAGATCGCCCACGTTTCCACTGGAGATAAAATCGGCATCGAGATGTTCGAGTTCAAGAACAACGAGAAGCCCAAAGATTTCGAATACTGGAAAACCGGAACATTTCACTTCTGTGTCCAGGATCCCAACATCGAGGAGCTGGTGAAAAAAATCGTCGCCCACGGCGGCAAGCAGCGCATGCCGATCCGGGAGTATTACCCGAATGAAAAGCCATATAAAATGGTCTACGTCGAAGATCCCTTTGGCTTGGTGTTCGAAATCTACACCCATAGCTACGAATTGACCTACTCTCAAGGCGCTTACTAAAACCGCTGACTCCTCGCGCGGGCTTGCGTCCTGTCATAGATGACTGTTTTCAGTTGTGAGTATATTCTCAGTTTTACTCGGTGAATGAGTGGACGGAGTATTACCAAGAGGATTCAACTGAGATCAGTTGTCTGCCAGGTTGTTAAACCTACGATTAAAAGCATACGGCCAGCCTCGGATTTGGAAGTAGCAGAAAAACATCCCTTCAATCCTGTAAATAGGTCAGAGGGCCCGCATCCCAAGTGGCGTGCGGTCTCATCTTCAATCTTGATCCTTTTTAAGCGTGGATTTGTTGAACGGGTTCTACTTGTCTAGGGGCCAGGGATTGAATCGATTGGATAACCGCTTGGCTACTTTGGAAGTGGAGATAGAGAATATGGTGTGAGCTTTTTTGT contains:
- the zwf gene encoding glucose-6-phosphate dehydrogenase, encoding MKNPFRKDLVSRSRPEACTVVIFGATGDLTHRKLVPALYNLQVEGALPAGVKIIGFARRDKSDEEFRSGLEELNKKVSRSGHDDKVWADFEQNIHYHQSEFQDQEGYDRLAERLDEIDRERGGKGNRLFYIASAPSFFDDVLEHLKKAGLSESEDSCWSRVIVEKPFGTDLPTAQHLNQVVNRTFNEKDTYRIDHYLGKETAQNIMVLRFANAIFEPLWNNNYIDHVQITCAENLGMEGGRGGYYDKAGALRDMVQNHLLQLLSLVAMEPPTDLSADGVRDEKVKVLRSMRQWDTPELVAENVVRGQYIAGHVDGEKVVGYREEDRVDPESMTESYVALKIMIDTWRWSEVPFYVRMGKQLPKKATEISIHFKEPPTVLFNALAGGVPGGNVLVIRIQPDEGISLRMVSKIPGANLRLEPVKMDFHYATSFGKGSPEAYERLLLDSMAGDATLFARRDEVEEAWKFIDHIENAWHESKNPPEMAEFVAGSWGPKEADELLAKSGHKWRRL
- a CDS encoding glucose-6-phosphate dehydrogenase assembly protein OpcA produces the protein MTETTQDEYARALGKEVAIGSVDKELRQLWEEDKASTNASLVNLAVYSEAEGAILRNSEIVQAITREHACRAILIGIDRDAPEASIRAWITAHCHLSQQGSKSVCCEQLAFQLTGKATGRLRNTVFAHLNSDLPLVFWWQGELSPIFSERLYSLIDRFVFDSSEWSQPLESFQKINQVMEESDELYPLDLEWTRSYPMRLALAGLFDDPLAAQALEHFNQIRIVVHPDHAMAGLQILAWLVDSTGWQRSQELGLCGETSPESSQGYCFHFETNEGSNVTATVECDASSAQIGLVELSGADCTVRVLRNAGSSYQHQQLEAGDHQIDQLMPAASTDACELVADQLSRGGKNTLYRTMMPLFLDLLACQGG
- a CDS encoding OmpP1/FadL family transporter; translated protein: MKRTSPPSLTLSAVLLGATCAPLLGAGFQLAERSATGLGRAFSGEAAIADDASVLASNPAGMILLEDGALSTGLHYIHPSVDAYGITPSGSTSDSNIAEDALVPYFYYTRKLNQDWSIGLGMFSGFGLATDYSTSFASQAGTETSEILTVTINPSLAYRINDRWSIGAGLDFTYVKGKLTALNTSTDMVPGDVGATLFDLEGDDWAYGWNIGVLFELSEKTRIGLHYRSSFDLEIEGEASGDLVSLTGVYERDATLEVELPDTVELSIYHEINDQWSIHGDVLWTNWSKFKELAPVVHPAIDGSLLVEENWEDTFRYAIGVTYRHSDRVTYRAGVALDQSPVSHSHRTLRIPDADRLWVSIGATIKLNECYNLDVGYTHVFADDAHVDFESTGGNEGQFRGTASGDVDIFGIGISGTF
- a CDS encoding MBL fold metallo-hydrolase; translation: MSIPNTKHIPIEDDPCDVISKAMRGMGLNESYLAEQAGLTTSEVQQAVNGNHTAAVLEKLATALNLSPQALSGLESYRPSPIAVEGLVQIVSDFGHAGVNAFVVSRGKQAVVFDTGTNAQPILDYLASQQLKAAALVITHRHSDHTAGLDSFADTPVIFPEDTEHQQEFECGGMHFTALDVSGHAQPARAYFHQELSSPLCVVGDSIFAGSIGGARSQSSYSQALKTIHDHIRPLPEETVICPGHGPMTTLAQETKHNPFIANM
- a CDS encoding (deoxy)nucleoside triphosphate pyrophosphohydrolase, with the translated sequence MINVVCAVLMDAEGRWLCCQRPEGKSLAGKWEFPGGKIEPGETAPEALRREIEEELGCLVHVQQELSTVEHHYEDFSIRLTPYLCVLEEGVPVAREHTEIRWVAGTHLAALDWAAADVPIWQEVLARG
- a CDS encoding metallophosphoesterase family protein, whose protein sequence is MKVAIFSDIHANLEALEAVLADAEAQQCDSYICLGDVVGYNADPAACLEKVKEMGCPVVKGNHDLDCGHDTSLEMMNPVAAEALQWTREQLDPDQRKWLARLRMVRQVHDFTIVHSTLDQPTSWNYVTNKFDAMANFSYQVTPVCFYGHTHVPRVFIRDERVQEVPAESIQIEDGLKYFINAGSVGQPRDGDWRASYCIYDLDAKMISFRRVEYDLETAQKKIRDAGLPESLAERIAFGR
- a CDS encoding ABC transporter permease; translation: MRKNAIFSPSRIGVIAGHTFTQLVRMKVFYFLAVFAVLMLVASYFEMPWSRTTEDTAEQELVILKSTAMGAMAMFSVLFAIAATALLIPKDLEDRTLYTILSKPVPRLDYLLGKLLGVLFLVGSSLLIMDVLLTAILHVRTDGLIAAEMERGMSLGWPQEYLDIRKQEIAQQGPTWDLQAGIGAIFFKAMIMASIALLISTFSSSTLFTIVIAVVIYFIGHFTADARNYWLHKEGAEISFQAKIFSQAISLIFPDFQLYNIVDASIEGKKIGASIFNRLLVLTLFYTGIYSVLSWFTFRKKEF
- a CDS encoding ABC transporter ATP-binding protein; the encoded protein is MEDTPAVQINHLVKEFASPFRKSKVRAVDDVSLTIMPGEVYGLIGPNGSGKSTTMKALLGLLSPTAGSCYVFGQNSMRTDSRQEIGFLPENPYFYKHLSGEETLKFYGKLCGLRGKLLKERVDEMMDLVSLTDARKRRIGGYSKGMLQRIGLAQALIHDPRLVILDEPTAGVDPVGSRQIRDLIVNLKERGVTVFLCSHLLEQVQEVCDHVGIIFKGKLVKQGRLEDLIAIEDQTEIVVRNATPRALARLRAVIADSENAEFIRMGKPRTTLERLFLEEARLSDEESEPSSDAAVSVEEPVESTSKEGEQDA
- the rpsP gene encoding 30S ribosomal protein S16 translates to MLTLRLNRQGTKDRPFYKIVAVDSRKRRDGRYIEQIGSYNPMEDGVNYTLDVAKADDWISKGAQPSDTVRDIIKKARKESMQAEA